In one Mycobacterium heckeshornense genomic region, the following are encoded:
- the rpmB gene encoding 50S ribosomal protein L28 — MAAVCDICGKRPGFGKSVSHSHRRTSRRWNPNIQTVRAVARPGGNKQRLNVCTSCMKAGKVARG, encoded by the coding sequence ATGGCCGCCGTCTGCGACATCTGCGGAAAGCGCCCCGGTTTCGGCAAATCGGTGTCGCACTCGCACCGCCGGACCAGCCGCCGATGGAACCCCAATATCCAGACCGTGCGCGCCGTTGCCCGGCCCGGCGGCAACAAGCAGCGGCTCAACGTCTGCACGTCCTGCATGAAAGCCGGCAAGGTCGCCCGCGGCTAG
- the cofC gene encoding 2-phospho-L-lactate guanylyltransferase has translation MNGTRADGHGDVGLIVAVKRLAVAKTRLAPIFSARTREAVVLAMLVDTLTAAAAVESLRSITVITPDDAAAAAAAELGAEVLADPTPEGHPDSLNNAITVAERLVAETVTNLVVLQGDLPALQPQELSEAIAAARNHPRSFVADRLGTGTAALCAFGTGLQPQFGPDSSARHRRSGAVELTGAWPGLRCDIDTPDDLAVARRLGVGPATARALAGH, from the coding sequence ATGAACGGCACCCGGGCCGACGGTCACGGTGACGTTGGCCTGATCGTTGCCGTCAAGCGGCTGGCTGTCGCCAAGACACGCCTGGCGCCGATCTTTTCGGCCCGAACCCGCGAAGCGGTGGTGCTGGCCATGCTCGTCGACACCCTGACCGCGGCCGCAGCGGTTGAATCATTGCGCTCGATTACCGTGATCACGCCCGACGACGCCGCCGCCGCCGCGGCGGCCGAGCTGGGAGCGGAGGTGCTGGCCGATCCGACGCCCGAGGGCCACCCCGACTCACTGAACAACGCGATCACCGTAGCCGAACGTCTGGTGGCTGAAACGGTGACGAATCTTGTTGTCCTGCAAGGAGATTTGCCTGCTTTGCAGCCGCAGGAGCTGTCCGAGGCGATTGCAGCAGCACGCAACCATCCGCGAAGCTTCGTCGCCGACCGGCTCGGCACCGGCACCGCGGCTCTGTGCGCGTTCGGAACCGGGCTGCAGCCCCAATTCGGACCGGATTCCTCGGCACGGCATCGTCGTTCGGGTGCAGTGGAGCTCACCGGTGCGTGGCCGGGTTTGCGATGCGATATCGACACGCCCGACGATCTGGCGGTGGCCCGCCGCCTGGGGGTAGGCCCCGCCACTGCGCGGGCCCTGGCCGGCCACTAG
- a CDS encoding NUDIX hydrolase, which produces MSTGTSPDGQRPAGKAIPAAGAVLWRPRGDEEEVEIALIHRPRYDDWSLPKGKVDVGETEPVTAVREVFEETGHRAHLGRRIAAVSYPIEQGIKKVRYWAARSTGGEFTPNHEVDQLVWLPVAAAMKKVGYAQDRKVLRRFAERPADTQTVLIVRHGSAGSRSRFSGDDSKRPLDKKGRAQAEALIGQLLAFGATDVYAADRLRCHQTVEPLAEELGVVIGNEPLLTEEAYAENPKRARRRVLEIAARGHTPVICTQGKVIPDLIAWWCARDGVRPDKSRNRKGSTWVLSLADGHLIAADHIGTALAVNAPR; this is translated from the coding sequence GTGTCGACAGGAACCTCACCCGATGGGCAACGCCCGGCGGGTAAAGCCATTCCCGCCGCAGGTGCGGTGCTCTGGCGGCCGCGCGGCGACGAAGAAGAGGTCGAAATCGCGCTCATCCACCGTCCGCGCTACGACGATTGGTCACTGCCCAAGGGAAAAGTCGATGTCGGTGAGACCGAACCGGTGACAGCGGTGCGCGAAGTGTTCGAAGAGACCGGTCACCGAGCGCATTTGGGTCGCCGGATCGCTGCGGTGAGCTACCCGATCGAGCAAGGCATAAAAAAGGTGCGCTACTGGGCGGCCCGCAGCACCGGCGGTGAATTCACACCCAACCACGAAGTCGACCAACTGGTCTGGCTGCCGGTTGCGGCTGCGATGAAAAAGGTCGGCTACGCACAGGATCGAAAGGTTCTGCGCAGGTTTGCCGAACGCCCCGCAGACACCCAGACCGTGCTGATCGTCCGGCACGGTAGCGCTGGCAGCCGGTCGCGCTTCTCGGGAGACGACTCCAAGCGGCCGCTGGACAAGAAGGGCCGCGCACAGGCCGAGGCACTCATCGGGCAGCTGTTGGCGTTCGGCGCCACCGACGTATATGCCGCAGATCGATTGCGATGCCATCAGACCGTTGAACCGCTTGCCGAGGAATTGGGTGTGGTCATCGGCAACGAACCCCTGCTGACCGAAGAGGCTTACGCGGAAAACCCCAAGCGTGCTCGACGTCGAGTTCTGGAAATCGCCGCGCGCGGACATACACCGGTGATCTGCACCCAGGGCAAAGTGATTCCAGACCTCATTGCGTGGTGGTGCGCTCGCGACGGTGTGCGGCCGGATAAATCACGCAATCGTAAAGGCAGCACGTGGGTGCTGTCGCTGGCCGACGGCCACCTCATAGCGGCAGACCACATCGGCACAGCCTTGGCGGTCAATGCCCCTAGGTAA
- a CDS encoding RNA degradosome polyphosphate kinase translates to MRDDRKMTEIEAEVRPDQSVWHPGDSAPAAPPAATTAVLEAELPEDRYLNRELSWLDFNARVLALAADTSLPLLERAKFLAIFASNLDEFYMVRVAGLKRRDEMGLSVRSADGLTPREQLRRIGEQTQQIATRHARVFLDSVRPALADEGIHVVTWADLDEAERDQLSAYFHEQVFPVLTPLAVDPAHPFPFVSGLSLNLAVTVKRPEDGGTHFARVKVPNNVDRFVELAGRAGPDGKAVVRFLPMEELIAAFLPVLFPGLEIVEHHVFRITRNADFEVEEDRDEDLLQALERELARRRFGSPVRLEVSDDMTESMLELLLRELDVHPGDVIEVPGLLDLSSLWQIYDLDRPALKDPPFVPATPPAFAERETPKSIFATLREGDVLVHHPYDSFSTSVQRFIEQAAADPNVLAIKQTLYRTSGDSPIVHALIEAAEAGKQVVALVEIKARFDEQANIRWARTLEQAGVHVVYGLVGLKTHCKTALVVRREGSAIRRYCHVGTGNYNSKTARLYEDIGLLTAAPDIGADLTDLFNSLTGYSRKVSYRNLLVAPHGIRTGIIERVEREVAAHRETGNGRIRLKLNALVDEQVIDALYRASQAGVRVEVVVRGICALRPGAKGYSENIVARSILGRFLEHSRIIHFRAIDEFWIGSADMMHRNLDRRVEVMAQVKDPRLTAQLDDIFESALDPATRCWELGPDGQWKASPKDGQTVRDHQVSLMERRRNP, encoded by the coding sequence ATGCGCGATGATCGAAAAATGACCGAAATCGAAGCCGAGGTGCGCCCTGACCAGAGCGTGTGGCATCCGGGTGACTCGGCCCCGGCGGCTCCGCCCGCTGCCACCACGGCCGTCCTCGAGGCAGAGCTTCCCGAGGACCGGTATCTGAACCGGGAGCTCAGCTGGCTGGACTTTAACGCGCGGGTGCTTGCACTGGCCGCGGACACCTCGCTGCCGTTGTTGGAGCGCGCCAAGTTCCTGGCGATTTTCGCCTCCAATCTCGACGAGTTCTATATGGTGCGCGTCGCCGGGCTCAAGCGCCGCGACGAGATGGGGCTGTCGGTGCGCTCGGCCGATGGTCTGACCCCGCGCGAACAACTACGCCGCATCGGCGAGCAGACCCAGCAGATCGCGACCAGGCACGCGCGCGTGTTCCTCGATTCGGTGCGCCCCGCGCTCGCCGACGAGGGCATCCACGTCGTTACCTGGGCCGATCTCGACGAGGCCGAACGCGATCAACTCTCGGCGTATTTTCACGAGCAGGTGTTTCCGGTTCTGACGCCGCTGGCCGTCGATCCGGCCCACCCCTTCCCGTTCGTCAGCGGATTGAGCCTGAACCTGGCCGTCACGGTGAAGCGCCCCGAGGACGGCGGGACGCATTTCGCGCGGGTCAAGGTGCCCAACAACGTCGATCGTTTCGTCGAGCTGGCCGGGCGTGCGGGCCCGGACGGAAAGGCGGTCGTGCGGTTCTTGCCGATGGAGGAGCTGATCGCGGCCTTCCTGCCGGTGCTGTTCCCGGGTTTGGAGATCGTCGAGCATCACGTGTTCCGCATCACCCGCAACGCCGATTTCGAGGTCGAAGAAGACCGCGACGAGGACTTGCTGCAAGCGCTGGAGCGGGAATTGGCGCGTCGACGGTTCGGATCGCCGGTGCGCCTTGAGGTCTCCGACGACATGACCGAGAGCATGCTGGAGCTGCTACTGCGCGAGCTCGACGTACATCCCGGCGATGTCATCGAAGTGCCTGGGCTGCTTGACCTGTCGTCGCTATGGCAGATCTACGACCTTGACCGGCCCGCCCTGAAGGATCCCCCGTTCGTGCCCGCTACGCCGCCGGCGTTCGCCGAGCGGGAGACGCCGAAAAGCATTTTCGCGACGCTGCGCGAAGGTGATGTGCTGGTCCATCACCCGTATGACTCGTTTTCCACCAGTGTGCAGCGATTCATCGAGCAGGCGGCCGCCGACCCCAACGTGCTGGCGATCAAGCAGACGTTGTACCGCACTTCCGGTGATTCGCCCATCGTGCACGCGCTGATCGAGGCCGCCGAGGCCGGAAAGCAGGTCGTGGCGCTGGTCGAAATAAAGGCACGCTTCGACGAGCAGGCGAACATCCGGTGGGCGCGCACGCTCGAACAGGCGGGCGTGCATGTGGTTTACGGGCTCGTCGGACTGAAGACGCACTGCAAGACCGCCCTGGTGGTGCGCCGCGAAGGCTCGGCCATCCGCCGCTACTGCCATGTCGGCACCGGCAACTACAACAGCAAGACGGCCCGGCTCTACGAGGACATCGGCCTTTTGACCGCAGCTCCCGATATCGGTGCCGATCTCACTGACTTGTTCAACTCGCTCACCGGCTATTCGCGCAAAGTGTCCTACCGCAATCTGCTGGTGGCCCCGCACGGTATCCGCACGGGCATCATCGAGCGAGTCGAACGCGAGGTCGCCGCGCACCGCGAAACCGGCAACGGGCGGATCCGGCTCAAGCTCAACGCGCTCGTCGACGAACAGGTCATCGACGCGCTCTATCGCGCGTCGCAGGCCGGCGTGCGGGTCGAGGTGGTGGTCCGCGGCATCTGCGCGTTGCGCCCGGGCGCCAAGGGCTACTCCGAAAACATCGTCGCGCGCTCTATTCTGGGACGTTTCCTGGAACACTCGCGGATCATTCACTTTCGCGCTATCGACGAGTTCTGGATCGGTAGCGCCGACATGATGCACCGCAATCTCGACCGGCGAGTCGAGGTGATGGCTCAAGTCAAGGATCCGAGGCTGACCGCGCAACTGGACGACATATTCGAGTCGGCACTGGATCCGGCCACTCGCTGCTGGGAACTGGGGCCCGACGGTCAGTGGAAGGCGTCGCCGAAGGACGGGCAGACGGTGCGCGACCACCAGGTATCGCTCATGGAGCGGCGCCGCAACCCCTGA
- a CDS encoding thiamine-phosphate kinase translates to MSSGEPGPTLRQLGEFAMIDRLLAGRRPPPMTALGPGDDAAVVRTGDGRTVISTDMLVQNRHFRLDWSTPDDVGRKAVAQNAADIEAMGAAPTAFVVGFGAPPETLAAHVSEFADAMWDEAGQIGAGIVGGDLVNCPQWVIAVTVLGDLAGGAPVRRAGARPGSVIAVAGELGYSAAGYSLWRSGIKGFNELRRRHLVPRPPYGQGRTAARAGAQAMIDVSDGLVADLGHVARASGVGIDVSTAALAADHQALTAAAEAVGADPWSWVLGGGEDHALVAAFAGGVPAGWRVIGRVLDGPARVLVDGVEWRGYAGWQAFNSR, encoded by the coding sequence GTGAGCAGCGGCGAGCCTGGGCCCACCCTCAGACAGCTCGGCGAGTTCGCCATGATCGACCGGTTGTTGGCCGGCCGTCGGCCACCGCCCATGACCGCACTCGGACCCGGTGACGACGCGGCCGTGGTGCGGACCGGCGACGGCCGGACAGTGATCTCGACGGACATGCTCGTGCAGAACCGGCATTTTCGGCTGGACTGGTCGACGCCGGACGATGTCGGCCGCAAGGCCGTCGCGCAAAACGCGGCCGATATCGAGGCCATGGGCGCGGCGCCGACCGCATTCGTCGTCGGTTTCGGCGCGCCGCCGGAAACCCTTGCCGCTCATGTGAGCGAGTTCGCCGACGCGATGTGGGACGAGGCGGGACAGATCGGGGCCGGCATCGTCGGCGGCGACCTGGTCAACTGCCCGCAATGGGTCATCGCGGTGACGGTGCTGGGCGATCTGGCCGGTGGCGCACCGGTGCGGCGAGCAGGAGCCCGCCCGGGCTCGGTGATTGCGGTCGCCGGCGAGTTGGGATATTCGGCTGCCGGATATTCCTTGTGGCGCAGCGGAATTAAGGGCTTCAACGAGTTGCGCCGTCGCCATCTGGTGCCGCGCCCGCCTTACGGGCAGGGCCGGACCGCCGCCAGGGCCGGTGCGCAAGCGATGATCGACGTGTCTGATGGACTCGTCGCCGATCTGGGCCACGTCGCCCGCGCGTCCGGGGTAGGCATCGACGTGTCTACCGCGGCTCTGGCCGCCGATCATCAGGCGCTGACCGCGGCCGCCGAGGCGGTGGGCGCCGACCCGTGGTCGTGGGTGCTCGGCGGGGGAGAGGACCATGCGCTGGTTGCGGCGTTCGCCGGAGGTGTCCCGGCGGGCTGGCGGGTCATCGGCCGTGTGCTCGACGGTCCCGCCCGGGTGCTCGTCGACGGGGTGGAGTGGCGCGGATACGCGGGCTGGCAAGCCTTCAACAGTCGTTAA
- a CDS encoding uracil-DNA glycosylase, whose product MTARPLHELVEDGWARALQPVAEQVAAMGQFLRAELAAGRRYLPSGPNILRAFTFPFDQVRVLIVGQDPYPTPGHAVGLSFSVAPDVRPLPRSLENIFAEYVDDLGHPTPSCGDLSPWAQRGVMLLNRVLTVRPGNPASHRGKGWELVTEHAIRALADRKQPMVAILWGRDASTLKPILAGGQCVAIESPHPSPLSASRGFFGSRPFSRANELLEKMGAEPIDWRLP is encoded by the coding sequence GTGACCGCGCGTCCGCTACATGAATTAGTCGAGGACGGCTGGGCCCGCGCGCTGCAGCCGGTGGCCGAGCAGGTCGCTGCGATGGGGCAGTTCCTGCGGGCCGAGCTCGCCGCCGGGCGCCGCTACCTGCCGTCCGGCCCAAATATATTGCGGGCCTTCACATTTCCATTCGACCAGGTGCGGGTGCTAATCGTCGGGCAGGATCCGTACCCAACTCCCGGTCATGCGGTGGGGCTTAGCTTTTCGGTGGCCCCCGATGTGCGGCCGCTGCCGCGCAGCCTGGAGAACATTTTCGCCGAGTATGTCGACGATCTGGGCCATCCCACACCGTCGTGCGGCGACTTGAGCCCGTGGGCTCAGCGTGGAGTGATGCTGCTGAACAGGGTGCTCACCGTCCGGCCGGGAAACCCGGCGTCACATCGCGGCAAAGGCTGGGAGCTGGTCACCGAGCACGCAATTCGGGCCTTGGCGGATCGTAAGCAGCCGATGGTGGCGATTCTGTGGGGCCGCGACGCCTCGACGCTCAAACCGATCTTGGCCGGCGGCCAATGCGTCGCGATCGAGTCGCCGCATCCCTCGCCGTTGTCGGCGTCTCGAGGTTTCTTCGGTTCACGGCCGTTCAGCCGGGCCAACGAGCTGCTGGAGAAAATGGGCGCCGAACCGATCGATTGGCGGCTGCCCTAG
- a CDS encoding NAD(P)H-dependent glycerol-3-phosphate dehydrogenase: MGAGAWGTALAKVLAEAGSAVTLWARRAQVADEINATRCNAGYLPGVQLPSTIHATADAAEALGGASTVLLGVPAQTMRANVEQWAGLFAEGATLVSLAKGIELNTLMRMSQVIVAVTGVDPDQVAVISGPNLASEIAQRQPAATVVACSDSGRAVALQRALNTGYFRPYTNADVIGAEIGGACKNVIALACGMAAGVGLGENTAAAIITRGLAEIMRLGIALGAKAATLAGLAGVGDLVATCTSRRSRNRSFGECLGAGGTMQSAMQARDGHVVEGVTSCESVLALASSYDVEMPLTDAVHRVCHKGLSVDEAVALLLGRSTKPE; the protein is encoded by the coding sequence ATGGGCGCCGGTGCGTGGGGCACGGCGCTGGCCAAGGTGCTGGCCGAAGCGGGTAGTGCGGTGACGTTGTGGGCCCGGCGGGCGCAGGTCGCCGACGAGATCAATGCCACCCGCTGCAACGCCGGCTATTTGCCCGGTGTCCAGTTGCCCTCGACGATTCACGCCACCGCCGATGCCGCCGAGGCCCTCGGCGGCGCGTCGACCGTGCTGCTGGGTGTTCCGGCCCAGACCATGCGGGCCAACGTCGAGCAGTGGGCTGGTTTGTTCGCCGAGGGCGCCACCCTGGTCAGCCTCGCCAAGGGTATCGAGTTGAACACGCTGATGCGGATGAGCCAGGTGATCGTCGCGGTGACCGGCGTCGATCCGGACCAGGTTGCGGTGATTTCCGGCCCCAACCTGGCCAGCGAGATCGCCCAGCGTCAGCCCGCCGCCACCGTCGTCGCGTGCAGCGACTCCGGACGCGCGGTCGCATTGCAGCGCGCACTGAACACCGGCTACTTCCGTCCGTACACCAATGCCGATGTGATCGGTGCCGAGATCGGTGGCGCGTGCAAAAACGTCATCGCGTTGGCGTGCGGGATGGCGGCCGGTGTGGGGCTCGGCGAAAACACCGCCGCGGCGATCATCACCCGGGGGCTTGCCGAGATCATGCGGCTCGGGATCGCACTGGGAGCCAAGGCTGCCACGCTCGCCGGCCTGGCCGGGGTGGGCGACCTGGTGGCCACCTGCACCTCCCGGCGGTCGCGCAACCGGTCTTTCGGCGAGTGCCTGGGCGCCGGCGGCACGATGCAGTCGGCCATGCAAGCGCGCGACGGGCATGTGGTGGAAGGGGTGACGTCGTGCGAATCTGTGCTGGCGCTGGCGTCCAGCTACGACGTGGAGATGCCACTGACCGACGCCGTGCACCGCGTCTGCCACAAGGGCCTGTCCGTCGACGAAGCGGTGGCCTTGCTGCTGGGCCGCAGTACCAAGCCGGAGTGA
- a CDS encoding DUF1330 domain-containing protein: MTVYAIAQLRFTDRAAYDRYRARFMGVFSRYAGTLLAADEAPQVVEGRWDHEKVVLMSFPDEAAFRSWAELPEYQRISQDRDAGADAVVLLAKGLA; the protein is encoded by the coding sequence GTGACCGTATATGCGATCGCTCAGCTCCGATTCACCGACCGCGCTGCCTACGACCGCTACCGGGCGAGGTTCATGGGGGTCTTCTCGCGCTATGCCGGAACACTGCTGGCCGCCGACGAGGCTCCGCAAGTCGTCGAAGGCCGATGGGACCATGAGAAGGTGGTGCTGATGTCGTTTCCCGACGAGGCGGCCTTCCGGAGCTGGGCCGAATTGCCGGAATACCAACGTATTTCGCAGGACCGTGACGCGGGCGCGGACGCCGTGGTGCTGCTGGCGAAGGGACTGGCGTGA
- a CDS encoding HU family DNA-binding protein — translation MNKAELIDVLTQKMGTDRRSATAAVENVVDTIVRAVHRGDSVTITGFGVFEQRHRAARVARNPRTGETVRVKPTSVPAFRPGAQFKAVVSGAQRLPAEGPAVKRGVLSGGARKAAKKAPAKKVTRAAKKAATKAPAKKSAAKKAAAKKAATKRTVAKKAAKSTARKATKRTASRATARKAASKAPARKSAAKRAPAKKSTARRGRR, via the coding sequence ATGAACAAAGCAGAGCTCATCGACGTACTCACGCAGAAAATGGGTACAGACCGTCGATCGGCGACGGCCGCCGTCGAGAACGTCGTCGACACCATTGTGCGCGCGGTGCACAGGGGCGACAGCGTTACGATTACCGGCTTCGGTGTTTTCGAACAGCGGCATCGCGCAGCGCGCGTGGCCCGCAATCCGCGCACCGGGGAGACGGTAAGGGTGAAGCCGACATCGGTGCCGGCGTTCCGTCCAGGGGCCCAATTCAAAGCGGTTGTCTCTGGGGCGCAGCGTCTCCCGGCGGAAGGGCCAGCCGTCAAACGCGGTGTCCTCTCTGGCGGGGCCAGGAAGGCAGCGAAGAAGGCGCCCGCTAAAAAGGTGACCAGAGCGGCCAAGAAGGCCGCGACCAAGGCACCTGCCAAGAAGTCGGCGGCCAAGAAGGCGGCGGCGAAGAAGGCTGCGACAAAGCGGACCGTGGCCAAGAAGGCGGCCAAATCGACCGCCAGGAAGGCCACTAAGCGGACTGCCTCGAGGGCTACCGCCCGCAAGGCCGCGAGCAAGGCACCGGCCAGGAAGTCGGCCGCGAAGAGGGCGCCGGCGAAGAAATCCACTGCGAGAAGAGGTCGCAGGTGA
- a CDS encoding D-alanine--D-alanine ligase family protein: protein MSARHRPASSGHAGSPTSRGRIRVAVVYGGRSNEHAISCVSAGSILRHLDPQRFDVVPVGITRDGCWMLADARPETLAITDGRLPEVSAASGTALALAQDPRQRGQLVSVNSDGQRSAGEVLASVDVVFPVLHGPYGEDGTVQGLLELAGVPYVGAGVLACATAMDKEFTKKLLAADGLPVGAYAVLRSSQPTLGPEQRERLGLPVFVKPARGGSSIGVSRVTDWAQLPEAIDQARQHDPKVLVEAAVVGRELECGVLEFPDGTVRASSVGEIRLTGVRGREEPFYDFASKYLDEVAELDVPAKIDDRLSDAIRDLAIRAFRAIDCEGLARVDFFLTEDGPLINEVNTMPGFTTISMFPRMWAASGVDYPTLLAVMVETALARGVGLR, encoded by the coding sequence GTGAGTGCTCGCCACCGGCCCGCGTCGAGCGGACACGCCGGATCGCCGACATCCCGGGGCCGGATCCGCGTCGCCGTGGTTTACGGCGGACGCAGTAACGAACACGCGATCTCGTGCGTCTCCGCGGGCAGCATTCTGCGCCACCTGGACCCGCAACGCTTTGACGTCGTCCCGGTAGGCATCACGCGTGACGGCTGCTGGATGCTCGCCGACGCCCGCCCGGAAACCCTGGCCATCACCGATGGCCGGTTGCCTGAAGTCAGTGCGGCGTCTGGAACCGCGCTGGCGCTGGCGCAGGATCCGCGCCAGCGCGGCCAGCTGGTATCGGTCAACAGCGACGGGCAGCGCAGCGCTGGCGAGGTCCTCGCCTCCGTCGACGTGGTGTTCCCGGTATTGCATGGCCCGTACGGCGAGGACGGCACCGTTCAAGGTTTGCTGGAACTGGCCGGCGTTCCCTATGTGGGCGCTGGTGTGCTGGCCTGCGCGACAGCTATGGACAAGGAGTTCACCAAGAAGCTGCTGGCGGCCGACGGGCTCCCCGTCGGCGCGTATGCGGTGCTGCGTTCGTCGCAGCCGACGTTGGGCCCTGAGCAGCGGGAACGCCTGGGGCTGCCGGTTTTCGTCAAGCCTGCGCGCGGCGGCTCGTCGATCGGTGTCAGCCGGGTGACGGACTGGGCCCAGCTGCCCGAGGCCATCGACCAGGCCCGCCAGCACGATCCCAAGGTCCTGGTGGAGGCCGCGGTGGTTGGCCGCGAATTGGAGTGCGGTGTGCTCGAATTCCCGGACGGCACAGTGCGAGCCAGCAGTGTCGGGGAGATCCGATTAACCGGGGTCCGTGGTCGCGAGGAACCCTTCTACGACTTCGCCAGCAAATATCTCGACGAGGTTGCGGAGCTGGACGTGCCGGCCAAAATCGACGATCGGCTCAGCGACGCGATCCGTGACTTGGCGATCCGGGCGTTTCGCGCGATCGACTGCGAAGGGCTGGCCCGAGTCGATTTCTTCCTCACCGAAGACGGGCCGCTGATCAACGAGGTCAACACCATGCCCGGATTCACCACGATCTCGATGTTTCCGCGAATGTGGGCGGCCAGCGGTGTCGATTACCCCACGTTGCTGGCGGTCATGGTCGAGACCGCGCTGGCCCGAGGCGTCGGCCTGCGCTAG
- the leuD gene encoding 3-isopropylmalate dehydratase small subunit — translation MEAFRIHTGIGVPLRRSNVDTDQIIPAVFLKRVSRTGFADGLFATWRADPSFVLNLSPFDKGSVLVAGPDFGTGSSREHAVWALMDYGFRVVISSRFGDIFRGNAGKAGLLAAEVAQEGVELLWKLIEASPGLEITANLQDRNITAGTVLLPFKIDDYTAWRLLEGLDDIALTLRKLAKIESFEASRPQWKPRTFATS, via the coding sequence ATGGAAGCGTTTCGTATCCACACGGGGATCGGCGTGCCGCTGCGGCGGTCCAATGTCGACACAGATCAGATCATTCCCGCGGTCTTTTTGAAGCGGGTCTCCCGAACGGGTTTCGCCGACGGATTGTTCGCGACATGGCGGGCTGACCCGTCGTTTGTGCTGAATCTCAGCCCGTTCGACAAGGGTTCAGTACTAGTCGCGGGACCCGATTTCGGCACCGGATCATCGCGTGAGCACGCGGTGTGGGCACTGATGGACTACGGGTTCCGGGTGGTCATCTCCTCCCGGTTCGGCGACATTTTCCGGGGCAACGCGGGCAAGGCGGGCCTGTTGGCGGCCGAAGTCGCCCAAGAAGGTGTCGAACTACTCTGGAAGCTTATCGAGGCCAGCCCGGGACTGGAAATCACTGCCAATCTTCAAGATCGAAATATCACCGCCGGAACGGTCCTGCTGCCGTTCAAGATTGACGATTACACCGCCTGGCGATTGCTCGAAGGGCTTGACGATATAGCCCTCACGCTGCGGAAACTCGCCAAAATCGAGTCTTTCGAGGCTTCCCGCCCACAGTGGAAGCCGCGTACTTTTGCCACTTCCTGA